In Gigantopelta aegis isolate Gae_Host chromosome 2, Gae_host_genome, whole genome shotgun sequence, the sequence TTGGCCAACAAGCTAATGGCTATAGTAAGGTATCTCGctatatttaacacatacacatatttcataGATCAATATAATTTTGTACTATGCAgagagttataattttattatatattatttttattttttttacgatcccctccataCCTCCCCCAaggttcccttggcattccgcctcatgtcattggggccacctaaatggattttctgcaTCCGCCACTGCTATGTACTAACCTGTTCAATATGTTATACAATAAGAAAACATATATTCCacaaaatgttggaaaataCCTTAATATGTTCAAATCATTGATAGTGTGATTATATTTTAGATGtctagtaaaacaaaattatgagtACGTATAGTTTATGAATGGTAATCTCTGTATgtgaccggcctctgtggcgtcgtggttaggccatcggtctacaggctggtaggtactggtttcggatcccagtcgagacatggtatttttaatccagataccgactccaaaccctgagtgagtgctccgcaaggctcaatgggtaggtgtaaaccacttgcaccgaccagtgatccataactgattcaacaaaggccatggtttgtgctatcctgcctgtggcaagcgcaactaaaagatcccttgctgttaatcggaaagagtagcccatgtagtggcgacagcgggtttcctctcaaaatctgtgtggtccttgaccatatgtctgacgccatataaccgtaaataaaatgtgttgagtgcgtcgttaactaaaacatttattttctttctttcgttatgTTATCAAGAAAAATTGCAGAATTTAATtacaatgataaaataatacctgaaataatttaattgaatatgtatttacattttgCCATTACGCTATATATTCCAATCAATTcatgtgaaaaataaacaaattgaacGTAAAACGATTTCATTTTAGTAAGCAAACGTGTTATCCCATCATGTTAACAAATTAGACATTCAAATTTAAGTTACAATTGTTCTGCATAGACGATATATACCTTTTACTACAGTAGGGGCACAAAAATGCGTCATACATTCTGCAATCGaatatacaaatgaaaaaaaaaaccctcttaaaAGCAGGGCGATGATCCGTTTTATTGAATTTGTAAGAGtcattttaaggaataaacaaacaCGACTTAGCTACATTAATGGTTTCGAGGTCGTAAAATTTAAGATGCATACTTGTTTGAAAAACTTCCCAAATAACATGCAGACTACAACAAAAGTGGATGCCTTTTGCGCgagaatgtatgtatgtgtgtttgtatgtatgtatgtatgtatgtatgtatgtatgtatgtatgtatgtatgtatgtatgtatgtatgtatgtatgtatgtatgaatgtatgtatgtatatatgtatatatgtatgtatgtattgatgtatgaatatctatatattgtatgtatgtcgaggttgactattacatacatagatattaacgcactggcgcaggggataattaaatcctttctggcctcacaaattgtcccatgccgttgcagGGACTCGCaactatggcaccgaatcgcccgcaacttggcactgtatgtgtgtgtgtgtgtatgtatgtatgtatgtatgtatgtatgtatgtatgtatgtatgtatgtatgcatacatgtatgtatgcatacatgtatgtatttgtcaTCATTATCACAACCACCACAACCATCGTCAACATTATCACAACTATCATAATGtttgctaccaccaccaccaccataatcatcgCAACAATCATCACCCTTACCACcatcactttattttacagatgtATCACTTGGTAATGTGTTGTTCAGACGAGACGACTCTGAGTCGCAAGTCAACCTGACAACAATAGGAGAAACACAGGAGCATGACGGAAGTGGACACCCTTTTCCTTTCTGCCAGTCGCATCCTCGCTGTGGAGCTAAAATGAAGACCATCTTGAAGCTATTCTCGGTCCCGGACTTCAAAGCTCTCGCTAATTCTGAATTTCTAGATAAGATTTGCGCGTACGTttctatttatgtatttttcttCTAACAGTtgtattttaaagataattaatGTATAACAGAAGTGACagaaatagatagatagatagatagatagatagatagatagagagatagatagatgacagagatagatagatagatagatagatatacatatgcagagagagagagagagagagagagagagagagagagagagagagagagagagagagagagagagagagagagagcgcgagagagagagggaggtatATAGAGACGTAGAGACAGACAACCAGACAGATTATGAATgcgagagggagagagacagagaaagacttagagagatagagaggggaTGGGGGAGCCgctcaataattctgaatacaaaatatttttggtagtgaatcttaaggcagagattaattttacttatGGAATGCAGGAAATttcatttcaggacatctagatTTCACAATTATATTGGGGAGCCTACCctcgaaccccctagaaactttgctttgcgccctctaTCTCGGTCAACCCACTCCCCCCATGtatacttgcttccgccgtgcctgtataCTAATAGTACATATGGTAGTCCTTCACTTgtaaatagatatataatagtaaattgaTGGATAggtcttttgttttgttgtttattttatatttatttcttggggtgtttgtttgtttgttttgcttttgttttaatcatattgatgtacttacgttgtttgacacccaatagccgattgttatttttgtgctggggtgttcaacaaaataaacataaaataaacaataaaacaaaacccataaaaaaaagaaaaagaaataccTACCCAGCAATTTACTattatatgtttaacgacaaccagTTATTCATTGTGGGGTGTTTTGGTGAAGGTCCAGATAAAATGTTAAGTGTGTAATCTTTTAATCTAAAAATGGTATTTTTTCTGGATAAGGTCGGCTTCCTGGAAAACCCGCACATTTTTAAAAGCCTTATGCTAGGCTAGattaccaactgtcacgaccgAATTGGCAAACTCGCCGATCGCGCGACGTCTACGATTCTCCAGTGGCTAGtttgagcgctcttacaacttgatTTTCGTCGAATACAACTCCTACAACCGATTAGTTAATCTGAGCTCACCCGTCGTGATTCGGGAGTGgggaaaattacaacgcaaccgtcgagttggccaaatTAGTCATGACAGTTGATAGTTTGAGCCCAGCATTAGTAACCAAagtatcacaattaccatataCAATATACCCAATACTCcaagtttaggcttcttacaaatattaaagggacataccctagtttcaatccatgaaaattaacactaagtttagttaatctacgaacctgtaacacatttggataaagttacaattgagtgcagcatgagtctgtgactttgaaatggtgaaatactctttaaaaatagactaaaactctactccataactgttacttctcagacgcacgtgcgtttttaaaaatatgagaaatgcattttgtgatattaaaaacaccaagatgaccaaaaatacttcgaatgtacggaaattgataatctaaacaataaaatctaagtaaagtatgatttaagttatcaaaaacggttataatagtgaaaaatatgcgtttgtgtttaaaaactagggtatgtccctttaagacgatcagaaacacactgaatatacagacactactattctaaataagaaaatatatttaatatgtaagtttattcgtagaactattttattagtcggaaacatcttataatgcagcaaacacaggaatgcccctttaaatgAAAATTTTCGTTGTCAACCAGTGCTGATTTGTCGCACGGTAGTTGATAAGGGACAGcactttttaaaactaatagtCACATGATCCTCTCGATGGTGTTGTATGTTTCAGAGAATATATTTTGACATGGATATTGTATTGGACtgcatgaattaattaatggtgGTATGCAACCGTAAATATGGCGGTATTTAAAAAAGCCTTCCTTTTCTTTCAGAGATGATTACCTAGGAGACGCTTGTACAGGCACCGATGTCTGCAAAGATATGTTCTTCTCGAAACATCCAAACCCAATTGTATTCCTCAGAAATTACTTTTGTGATAACAGGCAAGGTAAAGTCAACATTATTCATCTTttcattataatgttatatagtaaGACCATTATAAAATTAATCCTAAATTTTCAAACTCCCGCACCCCCTTTCCCGGACAATAAAAGCCCGACtccggtttttttttgttatttgctaAAAAAGCGACTTATGTTTGATATTTCCATTGTCCTgaaaatataaaagataaaattacatttcattCCCACCCctattttgcaaaaaaaaaaaaaaaaaaaaaaaaaaaaaaaatagatggGCGTCTAGAATTTAAGTTATAATGGACTTGACCATTTCAACACACAACTTCTTGCAATTTGGAGCAATAATTTgagaaaacatttttcttttttaatgaattgcAT encodes:
- the LOC121376717 gene encoding uncharacterized protein LOC121376717, translating into MILAWIVACVFLSDVSLGNVLFRRDDSESQVNLTTIGETQEHDGSGHPFPFCQSHPRCGAKMKTILKLFSVPDFKALANSEFLDKICADDYLGDACTGTDVCKDMFFSKHPNPIVFLRNYFCDNRQVLESSMDCWEQQAVQKAVTHCRRTNNLASCNDYNSYRPCILDYLATHFAECGDVQVAFIRELIDVIINPTEEDCKAMEE